Sequence from the Pedobacter sp. D749 genome:
TGTTTTGATATAATCAGCCGTTAAATTGAGTTGATCGATATTGGTATGGTTACGAAATTGAGGTGTTTTGGTTAGGGTTTTTAAATAAGTTTTGATTAGGCTTGTATCTGATTGCGCAGAGGCACTACCTTGATATACAATGAAAATGAAGAGAAAGCGAATTAAGATTTTAAGCATGGGTTAAAGTATCAGGATGTTTGTTGTGATCCTTAACCGAAGATAATGATTTGGGTTTATTTTATGGGCAGATCAACCAGTGTTTTTTCGGTTAGCCCTCGCTATTAAACCCGATTATAGCGAACACGAAGTGCAACGAAGTAAAGCGTTAAGCGGGGCTTTCGGAGCCGATTAGCATTGGTATTGCTTTCCAAAAAAAAAAACGTAATGAAGATCTTAAGCAGATTTGAACCATATAAGGAACATAAGATCATATCAGCTTATGCCTGGAAAGATTCTGAAACAAGTTCAGAATGACGGATCTATCAAACAAGTTCAAGATGATGCGATTGTATTATTGCTACCTGAAACTGGCGATTGAAATTGTTTAAGCAACCTACAACCTGAGTTTTTTATACTGGCCTATTTAGTTAAACCCGATTATAGCGAACACGAAGTGCAACGAAGTAAAGCGGTAAGCGGGGCTTTCGGAGCCGATTAGCATAGGTATTGCTTTCCAAAAAAAATCGGAATGAAGATCTTAAACAGATTTGAACCGTATAAGGAACATAAGGTCATATCAGCTTATAACCTGGAAAGATTCTGAAACGAGTTCAAGATGACGTATCTATAGAAGCAAATTCAGGATGACGCAACTAGGTTAAAATCGGAACCTGTCAACTGAAAACTGCCAACAGAAATTACTCTATCTTCTTACCTTTCATTGCAGTAGAAATCGCAGCATCCATTACACGCTCAGCAAAGGGGCGGGTAAATTCATTCAATTCATCTGCTTTCTTTAAAATGGTATCTTTTTCCTGTGAGGCTAAAGCTGTTTTTAATGCTTCGATATGTGCCACGGTTTCTGCAATTTCGGTCTCGCTTAAATGTTCTGCATGTTTTTTGATAAAACCTTCAGCCGTGTAAACCAATTGTTCACCTTCGCTTCTTGCTTCAATCAGCATCCGTTGTTCTACATCGCTTTTGGCGTGGGTAATGCTGTCGATCAACATTTTTTCTACCGTATCGTCGCTCAAACCATAACTTGGCGTGATTTCGATTTCTTGTTTAACACCAGAACGTAACTCAATTGCCTGCACGGTTAAAATGCCATCGGCATTGAGTAAAAAGTTGATATCAACCTTTGGCAAGCCGGCGGGCATTGCAGGGATTCCTTTTAAATCGAATGCGGCAAGTTTTCTGTTTTCCTTAACTAAATCGCGCTCACCCTGGTAAACAGAAATCTTCATATTCACCTGTCCATCAATAGAAGTGGTGTATTGGCGACCGGCTTTAGTAGGCACTTTGCTGTTACGGGCAATAATTACATCCATTAAACCACCCATGGTTTCGATGCCCAAAGAAAGTGGGGTTACATCCAACAATAAGATATCAGAACGGTTTCCGGCCAAAACATCAGCCTGGATGGCTGCACCAAGTGCTACTACTTCATCAGGGTTGATATTATCTTGTGGTTTTTTACCAAAGAAATTCTCTACGGCCTGTTTTACATATGGTGTACGGGTAGAACCTCCTACCAAAATTACTTCGTCGATATCGGCAGAGGTTAAATCAGCATCTTTCAATGCATTTTTACAGGCTGTGATGGTTTCTTCCACTTTTGCGGCAATCAATTGCTCAAAAGTTTGTTTATCCAAAGTGCACCAGATTTCACCAACCTGTTCATTATATAAATTTTGGGTCGATAACGCTTTTTTAGCAGCTTCGGCCTGTAAACGTAAGGTTTGCATTAAAATGTTATCCTGAGCAACCACCATTACATCAAGATTGTTTTTCTCCAGCCAATAGTTTAAAATGGCCCTATCGAAATCATCACCACCTAAATACGTATTTCCGTTTGTGGCCAAAACCTCAAAAATTCCATTTTGAATCTGTAGAATAGATACATCAAATGTTCCTCCCCCTAAGTCGTAAACTGCAATCGTTTTTTGTTGCGAAGGATCTAAGCCGATTCCATAAGCTAAACTTGCTGCGGTAGGTTCGTTCACAATGCGCATCACATCTAAACCCGCTAATTTTCCTGCATCACGGGTGGCCTGGCGCTGACTGTCGTTAAAGTAAGCCGGAACAGTGATTACAGCCCTGTTAACTGGTGTTTTTAAGGCATGTTCTGCTCTTGCCTTAAGTTCTTTTAAAATTTCTGCAGATAATTCTATAGGTGTATAAAAACGGTTACCAGCCTGGATTTTTACCAAAGCATCGGTATCGTCATCGATAATTTTGTAAGAAAAAATAGCGG
This genomic interval carries:
- the dnaK gene encoding molecular chaperone DnaK, with the protein product MAKISINLATGSFQKEEIIVGIDLGTTNSLVAFINPDKNPQVINDAGKGILVPSVVYFNGQNEAIVGNEAKEYLTTDPSNTIFSVKRLLGRSYKDVAEHAAIFSYKIIDDDTDALVKIQAGNRFYTPIELSAEILKELKARAEHALKTPVNRAVITVPAYFNDSQRQATRDAGKLAGLDVMRIVNEPTAASLAYGIGLDPSQQKTIAVYDLGGGTFDVSILQIQNGIFEVLATNGNTYLGGDDFDRAILNYWLEKNNLDVMVVAQDNILMQTLRLQAEAAKKALSTQNLYNEQVGEIWCTLDKQTFEQLIAAKVEETITACKNALKDADLTSADIDEVILVGGSTRTPYVKQAVENFFGKKPQDNINPDEVVALGAAIQADVLAGNRSDILLLDVTPLSLGIETMGGLMDVIIARNSKVPTKAGRQYTTSIDGQVNMKISVYQGERDLVKENRKLAAFDLKGIPAMPAGLPKVDINFLLNADGILTVQAIELRSGVKQEIEITPSYGLSDDTVEKMLIDSITHAKSDVEQRMLIEARSEGEQLVYTAEGFIKKHAEHLSETEIAETVAHIEALKTALASQEKDTILKKADELNEFTRPFAERVMDAAISTAMKGKKIE